TTAATAACACCGAGCATAAATgaaacaattaaaataaataatggtactaatttatataatatatattcagAAATGATGATTACCGGCCATAGACGACTCTATTACAAGTTTCCTTGAGCCACCGGAAGCTCTTCCGGAACGACCCCTTGAGCTTCCCTTCCACCGTATACACCTTATAGCTCgccaccctcttcttcctctgcagCTCCGGATCGCTCAGGCTCCAGCTCTTCGTCGCCGACCCGTTCGCCGACTTCCCCTTCCTGATCTTCTCGCCGTTGTTTCCCGCCTGGGTTTGCTGCTGCTGCGGGCTCACAGAGGTCGCGTAGGAGGCGCTGTAGCACCTGAGATCCTGCATCCCATTGACCCCCGACGAAGCGGGTCCCGCCGACCCACTGCCGACATTGTAGCTCTCCAGCTGCGACCTTCCGTGACCGCACGATCTGGATCTGAA
Above is a window of Malus sylvestris chromosome 15, drMalSylv7.2, whole genome shotgun sequence DNA encoding:
- the LOC126604951 gene encoding uncharacterized protein LOC126604951, whose protein sequence is MEDFRSRSCGHGRSQLESYNVGSGSAGPASSGVNGMQDLRCYSASYATSVSPQQQQTQAGNNGEKIRKGKSANGSATKSWSLSDPELQRKKRVASYKVYTVEGKLKGSFRKSFRWLKETCNRVVYGR